The following proteins come from a genomic window of Schistocerca gregaria isolate iqSchGreg1 chromosome X, iqSchGreg1.2, whole genome shotgun sequence:
- the LOC126297847 gene encoding uncharacterized protein LOC126297847, with protein sequence MSEAVVEQPRCYRKHNVGLNGVLSNPVQPVTHSECTSDHLEDQTNNIAMEDPTSAIEHTAHSLRSTTARSRRWDALHIPGDGTNTALELMPRGVTQRTRSRVSRPPHGQGFSASSDDRIGREVVVLQKCDEQQSSQQQRSDRDTVIPQPSVGGTSMSPIHHGEVRATCSQAMDVNVSHSRRTVPSDRQGRSVTRDVPYTRVCVASSSRSHARETNDTHSHSREGNASAPRGREANGTARNGRETSVTEEHNEVAGGRQPCPRLRHRSHVRETNVTQSQDREANAPVARGREAESPTRNGREMNVADEHGEAAGSHQPCPRLRRRALPDRGIRRNSTNQEREPYSLRPRGERPNYSVAAGHRRRTQPNWRTQLRTQMRQYMDEIFAAYVNAMLFGNQKREVKDLPEVAINEEQVNSGLKCSVCLLDFVLDEIVHKLPCDHLYHKNCIIPWLEQNDNCPMCRRPVDDDDSDDDDDDDIDILPDDDDDDDDDPGNQRARFRIVVGDADVTVIAHDSANESSASDTDFEVFMNSDEY encoded by the coding sequence atgtctgaagcagttgtGGAGCAGCCTCGATGTTACAGGAAACACAATGTGGGATTAAATGGAGTGCTGTCAAACCCTGTACAACCCGTAACACATTCAGAGTGTACTTCAGATCATTTGGAGGACCAAACTAATAACATAGCAATGGAAGACCCTACAAGTGCAATTGAACATACAGCACATAGTCTCAGAAGTACAACAGCGCGGTCTCGCAGATGGGATGCATTGCACATTCCTGGAGATGGGACAAACACAGCACTTGAACTAATGCCAAGAGGAGTCACACAGCGTACCCGTAGCAGGGTGTCACGACCGCCACATGGACAAGGCTTCAGTGCCAGTTCTGATGACAGAATTGGTAGggaggttgttgttttgcaaaagtGTGATGAACAGCAGAGTTCACAACAACAAAGATCTGACAGAGATACAGTTATACCACAACCATCTGTTGGAGGGACAAGTATGTCTCCCATTCATCATGGAGAAGTGAGAGCCACTTGCAGTCAAGCTATGGATGTGAATGTCTCTCACAGTCGGCGTACAGTGCCAAGTGATAGGCAGGGACGTAGTGTGACGAGAGATGTTCCGTACACTCGTGTTTGTGTAGCAAGTTCTTCTCGCAGCCATGCGAGAGAGACAAATGACACTCATAGCCACAGTAGGGAAGGGAATGCATCTGCACCTCGTGGCAGAGAGGCGAATGGTACAGCCAGGAATGGCAGAGAAACGAGTGTCACAGAGGAACATAATGAGGTGGCTGGTGGTCGTCAACCTTGCCCAAGACTCAGGCACCGGAGTCATGTGAGGGAGACTAATGTTACTCAGAGCCAAGATAGGGAGGCAAATGCCCCTGTAGCTCGTGGCAGAGAGGCAGAGAGCCCAACCAGAAATGGCAGAGAAATGAATGTTGCAGATGAACATGGCGAGGCAGCTGGTAGTCACCAACCTTGCCCAAGGCTCAGGCGTCGTGCTTTGCCAGACCGAGGCATCAGaagaaacagtacaaatcaagAAAGGGAGCCGTATTCACTTAGACCAAGAGGTGAGCGACCAAATTACAGTGTAGCTGCTGGTCATCGTAGAAGAACTCAACCAAATTGGCGGACACAATTGAGAACACAGATGAGGCAGTACATGGATGAAATTTTTGCTGCCTATGTGAATGCTATGTTGTTTGGAAATCAGAAACGTGAGGTCAAGGATCTTCCAGAAGTTGCAATAAACGAGGAGCAAGTTAACTCGGGTCTGAAATGTTCAGTGTGCTTGTTAGATTTTGTACTGGATGAAATAGTACATAAGCTGCCTTGTGACCATTTATACCACAAAAATTGTATAATACCATGGCTTGAGCAGAATGATAACTGCCCAATGTGCAGAAGgcctgttgatgatgatgattctgatgatgatgacgatgatgatattgATATTCTTccggatgatgatgacgatgacgatgatgatccaGGTAACCAAAGGGCTCGTTTCCGAATAGTTGTTGGAGATGCAGATGTCACTGTTATCGCTCATGACAGCGCTAATGAATCTTCGGCCTCTGACACTGATTTCGAAGTATTTATGAATTCTGATGAGTACTGA